The DNA region AAGTTAAACGATTAATAATAATTAATTGAGTTAATGTGCTAAATAACGCCGCGTATTGCGGCGTTATCGTTATTTTTACTATATATTTTGTAACACTCAACTGGGTGAATGTTTATTCGTTAATCACCATACTGGATTGAGTTTTTTGAGCCTTTGCTCAAGCCATATGGATCCAACACACTCAGCAGGAGATAAATCAGTAATGGCAGCCTATTTTTCACTTATTTTAGTGCTCGTAACCGTTGTTAGCGGAATTATTTGGTTAATTGATGTGGTCTTTTTTGCGCCGAAACGCCGTGAAAATTTATTAGCCGCAGAAGCTAATTCAGCTCAATTGAGCGCAGATGCGATAGACAAAATAATCCGTGAGCCTGTATTAGTTGAAACTGCGCATGCCATTTTTCCGGTGATTGCGTTTGTAATGATTTTACGCTCGTTTATTTATGAACCATTTCAAATCCCTTCGGGTTCAATGATGCCGACCCTCTTAGTGGGTGACTTTATATTGGTTGAGAAGTTTAGTTACGGATTACGCGACCCTGTATGGCGTAGCAAACTGGTTGAAACTGGTGAGCCCGAGCGCGGAGATGTATTTGTATTCAAATATCCTGAAAATCCAAAGCTAGATTATATCAAGCGTGTAGTGGGTTTGCCTGGGGACAAAATTTTTTACCGTAATAAACAACTTATGATCCAAGAGGCATGTGATAGTCAAACAGATTGCCCTGGCGCTCATGTTATTGAGCATACCGAGATTAGCCGTGGCGAGTTTAGCCAAAATGGCACGCCATTAATTCGTTTAAGTGAGCAACTCGGCGATGTTCAGCATGATATTTTGCTTAATCCGTCGCGACCTGATTTCAGACAGCACTTTTATCCACAAGCAGGCCTTCCTGCTGGTGAGTTCGTTGTCCCTCAGGGGATGTATTTTGCGATGGGTGATAACCGTGATAATAGTACCGATAGTCGTTTCTGGGGCTTTGTACCGGAAGAGAATCTTGTCGGTAAAGCGGTAGCCATATGGATTAGTTTTGAATTTGATCGTAAGCCGAGTGATATGTTACCAACATGGATACCAACAGGCGTACGTTTTGACAGAGTAGGTGGAATACATTGATGGAACCCATTAAAAATTTGCCGCGTTTGTGCCGTACTTTAGGTTATGAGTTTAATAATATTGAATTACTTATTCAGGCATTAACACATCGTAGCGCAGCAAATAAACATAATGAGCGTTTAGAGTTTTTAGGTGATTCGATTTTATCGATCATTATATCTGATGCCTTATATCATCAGTTTCCAAAAGCGACAGAAGGTGATTTAAGCCGAATGCGTGCCACCTTGGTTAAAGGTGATACCCTGACGTTAATCGCTATAGAGTTCAAATTAGGCGACTATTTATACTTAGGTCCTGGTGAGCTCAAAAGCGGTGGTTTTAGACGCGAATCTATTTTAGCCGATGCCGTGGAAGCCATTATTGGTGCTGTCTACCTTGATGCCGATCTTGAAGTTTGCCGTAAGTTATTATTATCATGGTATCAAGCACGCTTAGCTGAAATAAAACCAGGCATTAATCAAAAAGATCCAAAGACAATTTTACAAGAACATCTACAAGGGTTTAAGAAACCATTGCCTGATTATCAAGTTGTCGCTGTAGAGGGTGAAGCGCATGAGCAAACCTTTACTGTAGAATGCCGAATTAGTGAATTAGATAAAGTTGTCACCGGTGTGGCAAGTTCAAGAAGAAAAGCTGAACAGCTTGCTGCTGCTCAGGTATTGGAGCTACTGAATAAATGACCAAAAAAACAGACTTGCCAGCAGGTGATAGCCAAGAACCTAGCTTAGATGAACTGCTGGCAAGGATGAACCAAGCAGCACCAAACGCCAATGCAACGTTTGATGTAACCTATTGTGGCATGGTGGCAATTGTCGGTCGCCCTAATGTGGGCAAGTCGACTCTTTTGAACAAGCTACTTGGGCAAAAAGTCAGTATTACGTCAAAAAAACCGCAAACAACGCGTCATCGAATTATGGGTATCCATACCGATGGCCCAAGCCAAATTGTATTTATTGATACACCAGGTCTGCACATCGAAGAAAAACGTGCCATTAATCGCTTAATGAATCGTGCTGCTGCCAGTTCGTTAGCTGATGTGGCAATGGTTATTTTTGTTGTTGATGGTATGACGTGGACTGCTGATGACGAGATGGTGTTGCAAAAGCTTCAGCATCGTAATGATGACCGCAAAATTATCTTAGCCATTAATAAAGTCGACAATATTAAAGATAAAGAATCGTTATTTCCTTATTTAACTGAATTGGCTCAAAAATTTGATTTTGACGAAATTTTGCCAATATCAGCGACTAAGGGCACTAACATACAACGTATTTTAGATATGGCCCGTGAAT from Shewanella polaris includes:
- the era gene encoding GTPase Era → MTKKTDLPAGDSQEPSLDELLARMNQAAPNANATFDVTYCGMVAIVGRPNVGKSTLLNKLLGQKVSITSKKPQTTRHRIMGIHTDGPSQIVFIDTPGLHIEEKRAINRLMNRAAASSLADVAMVIFVVDGMTWTADDEMVLQKLQHRNDDRKIILAINKVDNIKDKESLFPYLTELAQKFDFDEILPISATKGTNIQRILDMARESLPEAPFYFPEDYVTDRSQRFMASEIVREKLMRFLGDELPYDATVEIEQFKMMDNGVYQINALILVEREGQKRMVIGNKGERIRTIATQARLDMETLFDNKVFLEVWVKVKSGWADDERALRSLGYGED
- the rnc gene encoding ribonuclease III, which produces MEPIKNLPRLCRTLGYEFNNIELLIQALTHRSAANKHNERLEFLGDSILSIIISDALYHQFPKATEGDLSRMRATLVKGDTLTLIAIEFKLGDYLYLGPGELKSGGFRRESILADAVEAIIGAVYLDADLEVCRKLLLSWYQARLAEIKPGINQKDPKTILQEHLQGFKKPLPDYQVVAVEGEAHEQTFTVECRISELDKVVTGVASSRRKAEQLAAAQVLELLNK
- the lepB gene encoding signal peptidase I produces the protein MAAYFSLILVLVTVVSGIIWLIDVVFFAPKRRENLLAAEANSAQLSADAIDKIIREPVLVETAHAIFPVIAFVMILRSFIYEPFQIPSGSMMPTLLVGDFILVEKFSYGLRDPVWRSKLVETGEPERGDVFVFKYPENPKLDYIKRVVGLPGDKIFYRNKQLMIQEACDSQTDCPGAHVIEHTEISRGEFSQNGTPLIRLSEQLGDVQHDILLNPSRPDFRQHFYPQAGLPAGEFVVPQGMYFAMGDNRDNSTDSRFWGFVPEENLVGKAVAIWISFEFDRKPSDMLPTWIPTGVRFDRVGGIH